GAACGCGAGAAACGCCATTACGCCCGCCACCAGCACAAAGGGCACCGTCGGCATGCCCGGCACGATGCCGAACAGGGCCAGCATGACCGCGGCCACGCCGAGGGCGCGCGGGTAACGCGTGAACTGCCGCGAGAAATCGACGCCGAGATTGTCTTCCGAGACCGTGCGCGTGACGACGAGACCCGCGGATGTGGAGATGATCAGCGCGGGGATCTGCGAGACCAGGCCGTCGCCGATGGTCAGCGTGGTGTAGACGCGCGCCGCTTCGGCCAGCGGCAAGCCAAGCGTCGCCACGCCGATGATCAGGCCGAACACGATATTCACGAGCGTGATGATGATTCCGGCGATCGCGTCGCCGCGCACGAATTTCGTGGCGCCGTCCATGGCCCCGTAGAAATCCGCCTCGCGCTCGATGCGCCGCCGCCGTTCGCGCGCCTCGTTCTCCGTGATCAACCCGGCGTTCAGGTCGGCGTCGACGCCCATCTGCTTGCCGGGCATGGCGTCGAGGGTGAACCGCGCCGCGACTTCTGAGATGCGGCCCGCGCCACGCGTGATGACGACAAATTGGATTACGACGAGGATAATGAAGATCACGATGCCGACGAAGAGATTGCCGCTCGTGACGAAATTGCCAAACGCCGCGATGACTTTGCCCGCGTCGGCCTGCGCCAGGATCAGGCGCGTCGAGGCCACGTTCAGGCTGAGCCGGAACAGGGTCAGGATGAGCAAGAGCGAGGGAAACACCGCGAATTCGACCGGCTGCTGCAGGTAGATGGTCCCGAGCAGAACGACGACCGACAAGGAGATGTTGACCGTCAGCATGATATCGAGCAGCCACGTCGGCACAGGCAGCAGGAGAATGACCAGGATGCCGATCACGCACACCGCCAGCGTGATGTCCTGGTTGCCGCCGATGAGAAACCGTCCGCGGCGCTGTAACTCCTGTGCCGAAACCGCCAAGCTCAATCTCCGTCAGCTCGTCTTCTTGCTCGTGCGCGTATCCGTGCGCGACCTCCAAATACTCCTGCTGTGCGGCAACCCCGCGACACCGGGAATGCCCAACAGGGCGGCGCGGCTCGGGAAAGCAACGAGCACGGGCAGGAAGAAGGCAATCGCATACTCTTTTTCCTCCTTAGACCGCCGCGCGCGCGTTGCGCAGAGCCGCTTCGCGTTCCCGGACGCGCTCGACGCGCCGGTCGATACGATAAACGAACGTCAGCACCTCCGCCACGGCGCGGAACAGCGCCTCGGGAATGGCCTGTCCGATTTCCACGGTGCGGTACAGCGTGCGGGCGAGGTCGGGCCGTTCGACGATGGGCACGTCGTGCGCGATGGCGAGGTCGCGGATGCGCTGTGCGATGAGCCGCGCGCCTTTCGCAACAACGACGGGCGCGTCCATTTCGTTCATGACATAACGCAGCGCAACGGCGTACTCCGTCGGGTTCGTAATGATCACGTCGGCCTTGGGTACCTCGGTCATCATGCGCTGCATGGCCATTTGCCGCTGCAATTGCCGGACGCGCCTGCGGATGAGCGGATCGCCCTCCATCTCCTTCATTTCCTCGCGGAACTCGCGTTGCGTCATGCGGAGATCCTTTTCATGCTGCCAGCGCTGGAACCCGAGGTCGAGCAGGCCGATCACGGCCATGCCGGCAACGACCCGCCACCACAGCGCGAAGATGAGAGCACCGATCGCGTCCACGAGTTCGCCCGGTGCGAGCAGCATCAGCAGGACCATGTCACGCGTGCGGGAACTCAGCGTAAACCAGGCAATCGCGCCGATGAACAGCAACTTCGCGATGGACTTGACGAGTTCCACGAAGGTCCTCGCCGTGAAGAACTTCCGAAAGCCCGAAACAGGGTTGATCCGTTCGAACTTGGGGACCAGCGGCTTCGCCGTGAAAATAAACCCGACTTGCAGCAGGTTGATCGCCAGGCCCGCCACAAGGAGCACCCCCATGAAGGGAAGCACGCCCCGGAACAGCAGGAGCATCGCCTGCCAAGCCAGCGTGTCCAGCTCCGTGCGGCCCGACAGAAACTCCTCCGTCCGGCCGAGAAAGATTCGCCCCGCTTCTCCAAGCGTGTCCAGCATGCCGGGACCGAGCAACAACATCGCGAGCAGCGCCACGAACAGCGCCCACGCGGAACTCAGGTCCTGGCTGCGCGCAACGGTGCCTTCCTCGCGCGCGCGTTCGCGCCGCCGCGGGGTCGCGGGTATGTTGCGCTCGCCGCCGGTGTCGTCGGGCATGGCTTGTCTATCCCATGGCGCGGATCAGCTCGTCCACATCGCGGAACATCTGGTGGAAGAGGCCGTCCAGGGCCGCGAGATACACGCCGATCGACAGCGCCAGCAACACAAGGCCAATCGCGATGGTCAGGGGAAAGCCCACCACGAACATGTGAATCTGGGGCACCACGCGCATGAGCAAGCCCATCGTCAGGTAGGCGAGCAGCATTGCGGCCGCGAGCGGCGCACCCAGCGCAAGCCCGTCGGCGAACATGCCCTGGCCGAGACGCGCCGCATCCAGGAGCAGCGCCGGCCGCGCCGCGAAACCGCCTACCGGCACATGGTCATACGTGGCCACGAGCGCGCGGATCATCAGGTGATGCCCGTTGATTACAAGCAGGTAAAGCACACCCAATATGAACAGGAAGAAACCGAAGATGGGAAACTGCGTTTCAAGCGCGGGATTGAAAACGTTCATCATGCCAAAGCCGGTTTGCAGGTCGATGACCTGCCCCGCCAGCTGGATTGCGGCGAATATCAGCGTCATGATGAAACCCAGGATGACCCCGATCAGGAATTCGCCGGCGCCGAGCAGCGCGAATGCGAGCGGAGCATTCGGCAGCGTTGTCGTGAACGGCAATAGCGTCGGGGTGATCACCAGTGCGGCCAAGGCCGAAAAACCCGCTTTCGCCATCATGGGAAAATTGGCCGAACCCAGCACCGGCGCGCTCACAACCAGACCGCTGAATCGCGCCAGCACCAGCACAAACAACTTGAAGTATTCCAACTCAGCCATGGCGTTCCCGTTCGCCGGCGGTCAAGGCGGCGTCAACGCGCGCTAACGATCGTGCTTATACCGCCGAACAGCTCACGCACGAAATCCAGCAGCACATCCGTAGAGAACGGCAAGAAGATAACGAACACCACCATCACCGCGACGATTTTCGGCACGAACGTCAGCGTAATCTCCTGTATCTGCGTCACCGACTGGAGCACGCTGATGACCAGACCGACCACCATGCCCGCGATCAGCATCGGCGCAGAGGCCAACAGGGTGACGACCATCGCCTGTTGTCCGATATAGGTGACATCGTCTATCGTCATGCGCGGCCCTTCCGGAGAATACGCGGACTACGCGACTCCCCTGCTGCGGGGCCAGGATACCACAACATATAGAGTACGTCAACCCAAGTCGTCACAATACGTTGCGCTGAAACCAAAAAACGAGGTGGACGGGCCACATGGGCCGCTCTCCGCCTGTCTGTCCACGCTGTCACTGATACCCTCCGTGAGTCCCGCCGTCTGCCTTGTCGCGCCGCATTGAAACCTTCCCTTGCGTCCAGTACGATCAGCGGCTGTTGCTGCCATTCTGTTTGCGTAAATGATGCAAGGAAGCCATGAGTACAGCACAAGGAGGGCCGGACCGGGGGCGCGCCCCGGAGATGTTCGACCGGATTGCGCCGCGCTATGACTGCCTGAACCGGCTCTTGTCGTTGCGCCGCGACGTGGCTTGGCGCAAATGCATGGCGCAACAACTTCCTGCAGGCGGCGCGCTGCGCCTGCTCGACCTTGCCACCGGTACGGGGGATGTCCTGCTCTCGCTGTGCGCGCGGGAGCCGCGCGTGACCACCGCCGTCGGGCTGGACATATCCGGCGGGATGCTTGCCCGCGCCCGGGTCAAGGTCGCGCGCGCGCGTCCGGCGGCCGCGTGCGCGCTGGTGCGCGGCGACGCGACGCGGCTCGGCCTGCGCGACGCGTCCTTCGATGCGGTGACGATCGCGTTCGGCATCCGCAACGTGACGAACGTTGATGTCGCACTGCGCGAAATGCGGCGCGTGCTGCGTCCGGGCGGCCGCGCGCTCGTGCTCGAGTTTTCACTGCCCGCGCATGCGCTGGTGCGCGTCGCGTATCTGCTCTACTTCCGCCACGTGTTGCCACGCATCGGCGGACTCATCTCCGGCGACTTCCAGGCGTACCGCTATCTCAACGAGACCGTCGAGACGTTCCCTTTCGCCGCCGCGTTCTGCGCGTTGATGACGGGCGCGGGCTTCCGTGATGTCCGCGCGATTCCTCTCACGTTCGGCATCGCCACGTTGTATCTTGGCGCGGCGTAGACGATCGTCTCGCCGCGTACGCGTCTTTCCCGCCGCTCCGGATCGCCGCACGTGCCCGGATTCAGGGCCTGATCCGCGCTTCGTTGATCCTCGCGCACATCCTCGCGTTCGGACATGAGCCTGCGTGAGACCGCGTGTCGCGGAGCGCGAGGAGAAACAGACCGTGCATTGCGCGCGCGATACGCAAGAGGTGGAAGATGACCACCGGAATGAAATCTGATGAAAAAAAGTTCTTTACTTTTCCCTCTTCTTTTGCTAAAGACTGACCATTGAAAAATTGAATCGAGCAGGAATGGAGATGCTGCGGTTGCAGGATCGCCTTGTAAATGCGGGCTGATCTGCGATCGCGCACCCTGGTGAATGACGCGGACGAAGCGGCGCAAAAAAACAAAAACGCGCGAAGTGCACGCGCGCGCATGCGCCGCGGAGAACGCGGACGCGCCTCAGCGCATCGCACGTCACGGGTGATCGCCGCAGCACACCGCGTAGTTGAAGTCGCGCACGGCCGCACGCCGTGCCGGCATCGCGCTGAAACGGGCACGCGCCCGTGAAAGCGGCTTCCCACGGGCGGGAAGCGCTTCGGCGGCACACGACCCGTCGTCGTGATGCAACGCCGCCGGATACGTTGGTCAATGGGGTCTAGCAACAGAAGGAGAGTAAGCATGCCCGCTGCGAAGAAGAAAGCTGCTCCGAAGAAGAAGGCAGCCGCCAAGAAGAAAGCCGCTCCGAAGAAAGCGGCAAAGAAGGCTGCTCCGAAGAAGAAAGCCGCTAAGAAGAAATAGTCGGCGGACTTCGACGGACCCCCTAACGGGGGCAAAGCGCTTGGTCTGTTACCGGGCGCAAGGGGAACGCCATACTCCACGCGCGGAGAACGGTGGAAAAGGGCTGTCGGCCTGTTTCGAGAGTCGCGGACTATCGGGATGGGTCTGCCGTGTAAGAGCGGAGAAGGTCCTTGGAAAGCGTGAAGCCGCTTCGCGGGTGAGGAGGCGTTCTCTTTATCTTTTTTTGCGGTCCATCCTGCGCTTTTTGGGGCGGATGCCTGTAGGATCGGATGGCGCCGTCAACGTACCGGCGGCCCATCCGATTTGTTTATGCGCCACGAGCCGGGCTGGACTTGTCCGTGTGCCGGCCACTTGGGGTATCGTATGCGCGTGGAATCCGCGATACATTCGGGAAGTGACAAGCGGTGCAAGCATTACTCCGCAACGCGTTGAATCGGGCGGTGCAGGCCGCGAAAGCGCCCGGCGCCGTGGCGTGCATCGGCGACGCATCCACGGTCTTTGCCGTCGAGGCCGCGGGGGAACGCCAGACCACGCCGTCGCATTCGCCCGCGACCCCTGATACTCCCTACGACCTCGCGTCGCTCACCAAGGTCGTGGCAACGACGACCGCGCTCATGATGCTCTGGGAAGAAGGCCGTCTCGACCTGGATGCATCCGTCGGCTCGCTGATGCCTGTGCCCGCGTTCAATCGCTTTACCGTGCGCCATCTGCTCACCCATACGACGGGCCTTTCGGCCATGCAACCTTGGTATCGCGACGCAAGCTCGCTCACGGAGATGGTGCAGCGCGCGGCCCTCCTCGACCTCGCGTGGCCGCCAGGCACGCGGCGTCAGTACTCGGACATCGGATTTATGATCCTCGGGCGATTGGTGGAACTGGTGGCGGGCGATTCGCTTGACGCGTACTGCCGCAAACGGCTCTGGCAGCCGCTCGGCATGACCCGGACGGATTTCCGCCCTCCCCCGGAGTGGGCGCCGTTGTGCGCGGCAACGGAAGATTGCGCGTGGCGCAAGCGCGTCATTGTCGGCGAGGTGCACGACGAGAACGCGTCCGCCGCGGGCGGCGTGTCCGGCCACGCGGGCCTGTTCTCGACCGCGCCGGACCTCGCCAAATACTGCCAGGCGCTGCTTTCCGGGCGCATTCTCAAGCCAGCCACGCTCACGATGATGACGCGCGTGGGGCAGTTGCCGTTCTACCCGTGGCAGGGTCTCGGCTGGAAGGTCGATCCGTGGGGCGAAGGTTCGGAGGGCTATCTGCCCGCGCGCAGCGCGTTCGGGCATACGGGCTGGACCGGCACCAGCATCTGGATGGACCGCGAAACCCGCCTTTTCGCGGTCTTGTTGAGCAACACCTGTCATCCATCGCGGCAGAGGCGCGATAATCGCGCGTTGCGGCGCGCCTTCTATAGCGCCATCGCGCAGCATTTCTACATCGCCCGCACGAACACGCACGGCGGGCTGGACCGCTTGCTCTGGGACGTCTATCGCCCGCTGGCGGGCGCGCGCACCGCCGTGCTCACCAACAACGCCGCCATCAACGAGGCGGGTCTGCGCATCCGCGAGGCGCTGCAATTGCATTCAGAGATGATGCTGCGGCGAATCTACAGCCCCGAGCACGGATACGACGGCGCCGCGGAAGCGGGGGCCGCCGTTGTGTCCCAACAGGGAGCCCTTCCCATCACGAGTCTCTACGGAACGCGCAGGCGCCCCACCGCGGAAGAACTGCGCGAGACCGACTTCTTCGTCATAGATCTACCGGACGTGGGCGCGCGCTATTACACCTACGCGCACACGATGAAGGACTGCCTGCGCGCCTGCGCGGAATCGGGCACGCCGGTGCTCGTCCTGGACCGGCCCAACCCGCTGGGCGGTGCAGTGCTCGAAGGGCCCGTGGCGCAACACGGCGATTCGCCCGTGTGCTGGGGCGCGGTGCCCGTGCGGCATGGCATGACGCTGGGCGAAATCGCGCTGTTCTTTCAGAACACGGAACTGAAAGGCGCCAAGCTCGATCTGCGCGTGAACCGGCTCGACAACTGGCCGCGCGATTACATGTTTCACCAATGCTCGCTTCCGTGGGCCGCGCCGTCGCCGAACATCCCGCGTCCCGATACGGCCCTGCTCTATGTGGGCATGTGCCTCTTCGAGGGGACCAACCTGAATGAAGGACGCGGCACGGAATCGCCGTTTCATCTCGTGGGCGCCCCCTGGCTCGACCCGCTGCGCGTGCTCGCCGAACTGACGCCCGAAGAAACGGAGGGCTGCCTCCTGCGGCCTACGTTC
The sequence above is drawn from the Candidatus Hydrogenedentota bacterium genome and encodes:
- the flhB gene encoding flagellar biosynthesis protein FlhB, encoding MPDDTGGERNIPATPRRRERAREEGTVARSQDLSSAWALFVALLAMLLLGPGMLDTLGEAGRIFLGRTEEFLSGRTELDTLAWQAMLLLFRGVLPFMGVLLVAGLAINLLQVGFIFTAKPLVPKFERINPVSGFRKFFTARTFVELVKSIAKLLFIGAIAWFTLSSRTRDMVLLMLLAPGELVDAIGALIFALWWRVVAGMAVIGLLDLGFQRWQHEKDLRMTQREFREEMKEMEGDPLIRRRVRQLQRQMAMQRMMTEVPKADVIITNPTEYAVALRYVMNEMDAPVVVAKGARLIAQRIRDLAIAHDVPIVERPDLARTLYRTVEIGQAIPEALFRAVAEVLTFVYRIDRRVERVREREAALRNARAAV
- the fliR gene encoding flagellar biosynthetic protein FliR; the protein is MAELEYFKLFVLVLARFSGLVVSAPVLGSANFPMMAKAGFSALAALVITPTLLPFTTTLPNAPLAFALLGAGEFLIGVILGFIMTLIFAAIQLAGQVIDLQTGFGMMNVFNPALETQFPIFGFFLFILGVLYLLVINGHHLMIRALVATYDHVPVGGFAARPALLLDAARLGQGMFADGLALGAPLAAAMLLAYLTMGLLMRVVPQIHMFVVGFPLTIAIGLVLLALSIGVYLAALDGLFHQMFRDVDELIRAMG
- the fliQ gene encoding flagellar biosynthesis protein FliQ, which translates into the protein MTIDDVTYIGQQAMVVTLLASAPMLIAGMVVGLVISVLQSVTQIQEITLTFVPKIVAVMVVFVIFLPFSTDVLLDFVRELFGGISTIVSAR
- the ubiE gene encoding bifunctional demethylmenaquinone methyltransferase/2-methoxy-6-polyprenyl-1,4-benzoquinol methylase UbiE, whose translation is MSTAQGGPDRGRAPEMFDRIAPRYDCLNRLLSLRRDVAWRKCMAQQLPAGGALRLLDLATGTGDVLLSLCAREPRVTTAVGLDISGGMLARARVKVARARPAAACALVRGDATRLGLRDASFDAVTIAFGIRNVTNVDVALREMRRVLRPGGRALVLEFSLPAHALVRVAYLLYFRHVLPRIGGLISGDFQAYRYLNETVETFPFAAAFCALMTGAGFRDVRAIPLTFGIATLYLGAA
- a CDS encoding DUF1343 domain-containing protein translates to MQALLRNALNRAVQAAKAPGAVACIGDASTVFAVEAAGERQTTPSHSPATPDTPYDLASLTKVVATTTALMMLWEEGRLDLDASVGSLMPVPAFNRFTVRHLLTHTTGLSAMQPWYRDASSLTEMVQRAALLDLAWPPGTRRQYSDIGFMILGRLVELVAGDSLDAYCRKRLWQPLGMTRTDFRPPPEWAPLCAATEDCAWRKRVIVGEVHDENASAAGGVSGHAGLFSTAPDLAKYCQALLSGRILKPATLTMMTRVGQLPFYPWQGLGWKVDPWGEGSEGYLPARSAFGHTGWTGTSIWMDRETRLFAVLLSNTCHPSRQRRDNRALRRAFYSAIAQHFYIARTNTHGGLDRLLWDVYRPLAGARTAVLTNNAAINEAGLRIREALQLHSEMMLRRIYSPEHGYDGAAEAGAAVVSQQGALPITSLYGTRRRPTAEELRETDFFVIDLPDVGARYYTYAHTMKDCLRACAESGTPVLVLDRPNPLGGAVLEGPVAQHGDSPVCWGAVPVRHGMTLGEIALFFQNTELKGAKLDLRVNRLDNWPRDYMFHQCSLPWAAPSPNIPRPDTALLYVGMCLFEGTNLNEGRGTESPFHLVGAPWLDPLRVLAELTPEETEGCLLRPTFYTPRSLPGRAVDPRFRDQLCRGIHVSVVDAPRVRAFTTSLAILRAIRRQHPEQFAWNPFFDTLAGGPGLREQVDADTPALDIVKGYAAAHAAYDKLRPRLY